The Lacrimispora xylanolytica genome has a segment encoding these proteins:
- the prfA gene encoding peptide chain release factor 1 → MFDRLDDILVHYEELMQELNNPSVAEDQNRFRKLMKEQADLADLVETYTQYKKAKQAVEDSLLLLEEESDEDMREMAKEELSDAKKRIEELEQELKILLLPKDPNDDKNILLEIRAGAGGDEAALFASQLYRMYVNYAESQRWKVELISVNENGIGGFKEVVAMITGKGAYSKMKYESGVHRVQRVPETESGGRIHTSTATVAVMPEAEEFDVVIEDKDVRIDVMRASGNGGQCVNTTDSAVRLTHNPTGIVIYSQTEKSQLQNKEKAFRLLRSKLYDLELEKRQNSEAEERRSQIGTGDRSEKIRTYNFPQGRVTDHRIKLTLYKIDNIMNGDIYELLDSLIAADQAEKLARLNQN, encoded by the coding sequence ATGTTTGACAGGTTAGATGATATTTTGGTTCATTATGAAGAATTAATGCAGGAGCTTAACAATCCTTCCGTTGCTGAAGATCAGAATCGTTTTCGTAAGCTGATGAAGGAGCAGGCAGATTTAGCAGATCTTGTTGAGACCTATACCCAGTATAAGAAGGCAAAACAGGCCGTGGAAGACAGCCTTTTGCTTCTCGAGGAAGAAAGCGACGAAGATATGCGTGAAATGGCAAAAGAGGAATTATCCGATGCCAAGAAGCGTATAGAAGAATTAGAGCAGGAGCTTAAGATTTTACTATTACCCAAGGATCCAAATGATGATAAAAATATCCTTTTGGAAATCCGTGCAGGTGCAGGCGGCGATGAGGCTGCTTTATTCGCTTCTCAGTTATACCGTATGTATGTTAACTATGCGGAAAGTCAGCGCTGGAAGGTGGAGCTGATCAGTGTCAATGAAAATGGAATTGGTGGTTTCAAGGAAGTAGTTGCAATGATCACAGGAAAAGGCGCATATTCCAAGATGAAATATGAAAGCGGTGTGCATCGTGTTCAGAGAGTTCCTGAGACAGAGAGCGGCGGAAGAATTCATACTTCTACAGCCACGGTTGCAGTTATGCCTGAGGCCGAGGAATTCGATGTTGTGATTGAGGATAAGGACGTGAGAATCGATGTAATGCGTGCTTCCGGAAACGGTGGGCAGTGTGTCAATACGACTGACTCCGCAGTACGACTGACTCATAATCCTACTGGAATCGTTATCTACAGCCAGACGGAAAAATCACAGCTTCAGAACAAAGAAAAGGCATTTCGCCTGCTGCGTTCCAAGCTTTATGATCTGGAGCTGGAAAAACGCCAAAACTCTGAGGCAGAGGAAAGAAGAAGCCAGATCGGAACGGGAGATCGTTCTGAGAAGATTCGTACCTACAATTTCCCTCAGGGCCGTGTAACGGATCACAGGATCAAGCTGACACTTTATAAGATTGACAATATTATGAACGGGGATATTTACGAATTACTGGATTCCCTGATTGCAGCAGACCAGGCAGAAAAGCTTGCAAGACTGAACCAAAATTGA
- the prmC gene encoding peptide chain release factor N(5)-glutamine methyltransferase, whose translation MSLTLDLLLTEGVKVLTEAGIEEATLDARYLLFEVFHTDMTHFLLDRGRVISEDDQVLDQVKQYRLMIEKRSQRIPLQHITGSREFMGLEFYVNEHVLIPRQDTETLVELILKDYKGRKPVILDMCTGSGCIAISLSKIGGFDDVAAVDLSKEALKVAKRNADVLLGPGRITLIESDLFQAIEPKSRFDIIVSNPPYIPTEIIKELQPEVRNFEPMLALDGREDGLFFYRQLVSEGRRFLNPGGSIYFEIGYDQAESVSALLEDAGFAEIRVVKDAAGLDRVVCAVMK comes from the coding sequence ATGAGCCTGACATTGGATTTATTACTGACAGAGGGTGTAAAGGTGCTGACAGAGGCAGGAATAGAGGAAGCCACTTTAGATGCCAGGTATCTGCTTTTTGAGGTGTTTCATACGGATATGACCCATTTTCTACTGGATAGAGGAAGAGTAATATCTGAGGATGACCAGGTCTTAGATCAGGTGAAACAATACCGTCTCATGATTGAAAAAAGATCTCAAAGGATTCCCTTACAGCATATTACGGGAAGCCGGGAATTTATGGGATTGGAATTTTATGTGAACGAACACGTTTTGATTCCAAGACAGGATACAGAGACCCTGGTAGAACTGATTTTAAAGGATTATAAGGGCAGAAAGCCTGTAATTCTTGATATGTGTACCGGAAGTGGCTGCATTGCAATCAGTCTTTCAAAAATCGGTGGATTTGATGATGTGGCTGCTGTCGATTTATCCAAAGAAGCTTTAAAAGTAGCAAAAAGAAATGCTGACGTCCTTTTAGGACCAGGCAGAATTACCCTGATAGAAAGCGATCTGTTTCAGGCGATTGAACCTAAGAGCAGGTTTGATATCATCGTTTCTAACCCTCCTTATATTCCAACAGAGATTATAAAGGAGCTTCAGCCGGAGGTACGGAATTTTGAACCTATGCTTGCCCTTGATGGCAGGGAAGACGGACTGTTTTTTTACAGACAGCTTGTTTCAGAGGGACGCAGATTCTTAAATCCCGGGGGATCGATATATTTTGAGATCGGATATGATCAGGCAGAGTCAGTCAGTGCATTGCTTGAAGATGCAGGCTTTGCTGAAATACGGGTAGTAAAAGATGCGGCAGGATTAGACCGTGTGGTTTGTGCCGTTATGAAATAA
- a CDS encoding flavin reductase family protein produces MENKINCGKYPLIYPLPIALIGAKVDGKANVAPIGNCGIVSVEPAVVYISISKQSYTAKGIINEGEFSINFAPCTMIKEVDRAGLVSGRDVDKSTFFHYFYNEGNIAPMIEECAVNILCKVISTTEIYNQYMFVADIDKTLVSEKYCTNGYADTKKINPIIYAMDNQYWSLGERLGTGFDIGKELL; encoded by the coding sequence TTGGAAAATAAAATAAATTGTGGTAAGTATCCGTTAATTTATCCATTGCCCATAGCTTTAATAGGTGCAAAAGTAGATGGGAAAGCAAATGTAGCGCCTATAGGAAATTGTGGAATTGTGAGCGTTGAGCCTGCGGTTGTTTATATATCAATTAGCAAGCAGTCATATACTGCTAAGGGAATCATAAATGAAGGTGAATTCAGCATTAATTTTGCTCCTTGCACTATGATAAAAGAGGTCGATCGTGCTGGTCTTGTTTCCGGCAGAGATGTGGATAAATCAACATTTTTCCATTATTTTTACAATGAAGGCAACATAGCACCTATGATCGAGGAATGCGCTGTTAACATTCTTTGCAAAGTAATCTCAACTACAGAGATTTATAATCAGTACATGTTTGTAGCAGATATAGATAAAACGCTTGTAAGTGAGAAATACTGCACAAATGGATACGCAGATACAAAGAAGATCAACCCGATCATTTACGCCATGGATAATCAATATTGGTCTCTGGGTGAACGCTTAGGAACAGGGTTTGATATAGGAAAAGAATTATTATAA
- a CDS encoding ClbS/DfsB family four-helix bundle protein, with the protein MQEYNSKSDFINEINKTANLFIHEFDVVDELNKDTRYGEVDRTPQEMIAYQLGWMGLVRSWDKNELLGNDVVMPEPGYKWNQLGGLYQSFYAKYEDYSLEELKKMFVDTVDSLVEWLNDFSDEELFEPGGRKWAASTSSNWPIWKWVHINTVAPFKTFRTKIRKWKKLHETNKLI; encoded by the coding sequence ATGCAAGAGTATAACAGTAAAAGTGATTTCATTAATGAGATAAATAAAACGGCTAATTTATTTATTCATGAGTTTGACGTTGTAGATGAACTGAATAAAGATACTCGCTATGGAGAAGTCGATCGAACTCCTCAAGAAATGATAGCATATCAACTTGGCTGGATGGGACTGGTACGCAGTTGGGACAAGAATGAGCTTCTGGGAAATGACGTTGTAATGCCTGAGCCGGGTTATAAATGGAATCAATTAGGCGGATTGTATCAAAGCTTTTATGCAAAATATGAGGACTACTCTCTGGAAGAACTAAAGAAAATGTTTGTTGATACAGTGGATTCTCTTGTTGAATGGTTAAATGATTTTAGTGATGAAGAATTATTTGAACCTGGTGGTAGAAAATGGGCTGCATCAACAAGTTCTAATTGGCCTATTTGGAAATGGGTGCATATTAATACCGTTGCCCCATTTAAAACGTTCCGTACTAAGATTAGAAAATGGAAAAAGCTACATGAAACAAATAAACTAATATAA
- a CDS encoding cold-shock protein: protein MNNGTVKWFNGAKGYGFIVNDATGEEVFVHFSGIMSDGYKTLEEGQKVTYETTEGNRGLQAVNVCMA, encoded by the coding sequence ATGAACAACGGTACAGTAAAATGGTTTAATGGTGCTAAGGGTTATGGTTTCATTGTTAATGATGCTACAGGAGAAGAAGTATTCGTACATTTCTCTGGTATCATGTCTGATGGTTACAAGACTTTAGAAGAAGGCCAGAAAGTAACTTACGAAACAACAGAAGGAAACCGCGGTCTTCAGGCAGTTAACGTTTGCATGGCTTAA
- a CDS encoding helix-turn-helix transcriptional regulator, whose translation MRLHRLLGILSILLSRDTISAKELSDKFQVSLRTIYRDIKAIEEAGIPLYAIPGTGGGIGIVKEYKLNKTALTVDEINYLMAGVSGLKTVTDPEKLQILLTKLSPADSYFAADSDILIDFSAWNKNATEALKQSINLIRMAIMNSSYLKIKYISSHQKSELKIAPYKVIFKNAAWYLYGKSTISSEHHFYKINRIEKIELINEHFIPGNAEVPTDWDDDFTNDRGEKIVLSFEQSMEYRVIDIFGKENYEKGENDSIIVTFHCSDKEWLIHFILGFGLTVKIIHPIELKEEYLEYLKNLIILNDC comes from the coding sequence ATGCGTTTGCATCGATTATTGGGTATTTTATCCATACTATTATCCCGAGATACGATTTCTGCTAAGGAATTATCTGATAAGTTCCAGGTATCACTCCGAACGATATATAGAGATATTAAAGCAATTGAAGAAGCGGGGATACCCCTGTATGCCATACCTGGAACTGGAGGGGGCATTGGAATTGTTAAAGAATATAAGCTGAATAAAACTGCTCTGACTGTTGATGAGATAAATTATCTTATGGCAGGGGTATCGGGATTGAAAACAGTAACAGATCCAGAAAAGCTACAAATTTTGTTAACTAAGCTGTCTCCTGCTGATTCTTATTTTGCTGCAGATTCGGATATACTAATAGATTTCTCAGCATGGAACAAAAATGCGACTGAAGCTTTGAAGCAAAGTATAAATTTAATTCGTATGGCAATTATGAATAGTAGTTATTTAAAGATTAAGTATATATCGTCTCATCAAAAGTCTGAATTAAAAATTGCACCTTATAAGGTTATATTTAAAAATGCAGCATGGTATTTATATGGAAAGAGCACCATAAGCAGTGAGCATCATTTTTACAAAATAAATCGTATTGAAAAAATAGAATTAATAAATGAACATTTTATTCCGGGAAATGCGGAAGTTCCAACCGATTGGGATGATGATTTTACAAATGATAGAGGAGAAAAAATAGTATTATCTTTTGAACAATCAATGGAATACCGTGTAATTGACATTTTTGGAAAAGAGAATTATGAGAAAGGGGAGAATGACTCTATAATAGTGACTTTTCATTGTTCTGATAAGGAGTGGTTAATACATTTTATACTGGGATTTGGTTTAACCGTTAAAATTATTCACCCAATTGAATTAAAAGAGGAATACCTAGAATATTTAAAAAATTTAATTATATTAAATGATTGTTGA
- the rplL gene encoding 50S ribosomal protein L7/L12, with protein sequence MAKLTTAEFIEAIKELSVLELNELVKACEEEFGVSAAAGVVVAAAGGAAEAEEKTEFDVELTEVGPNKVKVIKVVREATGLGLKEAKDVVDGAPKVLKAGASKEEAEQIKTSLEAEGAKVTLK encoded by the coding sequence ATGGCAAAGTTAACAACAGCTGAATTTATCGAAGCGATCAAAGAATTATCTGTATTAGAATTAAACGAATTAGTAAAGGCATGTGAGGAAGAATTCGGTGTATCTGCAGCAGCAGGCGTAGTAGTTGCAGCAGCAGGCGGCGCAGCAGAAGCTGAAGAGAAGACAGAATTCGACGTAGAATTAACTGAGGTTGGTCCTAACAAGGTTAAAGTTATCAAAGTTGTTCGTGAAGCTACTGGCTTAGGCTTAAAAGAAGCTAAAGACGTAGTTGACGGAGCTCCTAAGGTATTAAAGGCTGGCGCTTCTAAGGAAGAGGCTGAGCAGATCAAGACTTCATTAGAAGCAGAAGGCGCTAAAGTTACTTTAAAGTAA
- the rho gene encoding transcription termination factor Rho: MREKLQTLPLAELKELAKAKGIKGCSSMRKAEIIDLLCEKEEENSPVRVSDGNASQENKEENKDIMKSTIASSTSNISSSPVPAPAPTTVPTSAPAPAPATTTVPTSATAPTTSSTTAPVNAPASASTGQGQGMVDQQGYSSGNSQRKTIVRSYRPETQQRPAPYRSAPANSSSANSAPAYTSETPVRNEPRLDYNAEEVKPDFQPSPELQELDSGIDAHGILEVMPDGFGFIRCENYLPGENDVYVAPSQIRRFNMKTGDIIHGSRRVKSATEKFAALLYVKKINGFPASVAERRPNFENMTPIFPDKRLHMETQGGKNTTAMRVLDLLAPIGKGQRGMIVSPPKAGKTTLLKQVAKAITLNHPEIHLMILLIDERPEEVTDIKESIVGDNVEVLYSTFDELPERHKRVSEMVVERAKRLVEHGRDVVILLDSITRLARAYNLTVAPSGRTLSGGLDPAALHMPKRFFGAARNMREGGSLTVLATALVDTGSRMDDVIYEEFKGTGNMELVLDRKLSEKRIFPAIDILKSGTRRDDLLLSRDEAEAVDNIRKATNTLKPEDAVEKILDLFSKTKNNWEFVEASKKMRFF, translated from the coding sequence ATGCGTGAAAAATTACAGACACTCCCCCTAGCGGAATTGAAGGAGCTAGCCAAAGCCAAAGGGATTAAAGGCTGCAGTTCCATGCGAAAAGCTGAAATTATAGATTTACTTTGTGAAAAGGAAGAAGAAAATTCTCCGGTTCGTGTTTCAGACGGGAATGCTTCACAGGAAAATAAAGAAGAAAATAAGGATATAATGAAATCAACCATAGCATCATCTACGTCAAATATATCATCTTCACCCGTACCAGCACCTGCACCTACAACTGTACCTACATCTGCACCTGCACCTGCACCTGCAACTACAACTGTACCTACATCTGCAACTGCACCTACAACTTCATCTACAACGGCACCGGTAAATGCGCCTGCATCAGCGTCAACGGGTCAAGGCCAGGGTATGGTGGATCAGCAAGGATATTCCTCTGGAAACAGCCAGAGAAAGACAATTGTTCGATCTTATCGGCCAGAGACACAGCAGAGACCTGCTCCATACCGTTCTGCACCAGCTAACTCATCCTCTGCAAATTCTGCACCTGCCTATACTTCAGAAACTCCGGTTCGCAATGAGCCACGTTTAGACTATAATGCAGAAGAAGTAAAGCCTGATTTTCAGCCCAGCCCTGAACTGCAGGAATTAGACAGCGGAATCGATGCACATGGTATTTTAGAAGTTATGCCGGACGGATTTGGATTTATCCGCTGTGAGAATTATCTGCCTGGGGAAAATGATGTTTATGTTGCACCTTCCCAGATCCGCCGTTTTAATATGAAAACGGGAGATATCATTCATGGAAGCAGAAGAGTGAAATCAGCGACTGAGAAGTTTGCTGCTTTGCTGTATGTAAAGAAAATCAATGGTTTTCCAGCCAGTGTGGCAGAACGCCGTCCAAATTTTGAAAATATGACTCCCATTTTTCCGGATAAAAGACTTCATATGGAAACACAGGGAGGAAAGAATACCACAGCCATGCGTGTTTTAGATCTTCTGGCCCCCATTGGAAAGGGACAGAGAGGAATGATCGTATCTCCTCCAAAAGCCGGTAAAACCACATTGCTGAAGCAAGTGGCAAAGGCCATTACCCTTAACCATCCTGAGATTCATCTTATGATTCTTCTCATTGATGAGCGCCCGGAAGAGGTCACAGATATTAAGGAATCCATTGTGGGAGATAACGTTGAAGTTCTATATTCCACTTTTGATGAGCTTCCAGAGAGACATAAGAGAGTATCCGAAATGGTAGTGGAACGGGCGAAGCGTTTGGTAGAGCATGGGCGTGATGTAGTCATTTTACTTGACAGCATTACCCGTCTAGCCAGGGCCTACAACTTAACTGTGGCGCCAAGCGGACGTACCTTATCCGGTGGTCTTGATCCAGCCGCTCTTCATATGCCCAAGCGCTTCTTTGGTGCGGCCAGAAATATGAGAGAAGGCGGAAGCCTTACCGTTTTAGCTACCGCCCTGGTGGATACAGGAAGCCGTATGGATGATGTCATATATGAAGAATTTAAAGGAACCGGAAACATGGAACTGGTTCTTGACAGAAAGCTGTCTGAAAAGAGAATATTCCCTGCCATTGATATCTTAAAGTCTGGTACCAGAAGAGACGACTTGCTGCTAAGCAGAGATGAGGCAGAGGCAGTGGACAATATCCGCAAGGCTACCAATACGTTAAAGCCAGAGGATGCAGTAGAAAAAATTCTCGATTTGTTCTCCAAGACAAAAAACAACTGGGAATTTGTCGAGGCTTCCAAGAAAATGCGGTTTTTCTAG
- a CDS encoding replication-associated recombination protein A, protein MDLFDYMRANTMEKESPLASRIRPTTLEEVVGQQHIIGEDKLLYRAIKADKIGSVIFYGPPGTGKTTLARVIANTTSADFKQLNATVAGKKDMEEIVKEAKDSLGMYGKKTILFVDEIHRFNKGQQDYLLPFVEDGTLILIGATTENPYFEVNGALLSRSRVFELKSLGNDDIKELIRRAVYDREKGMGSYDAVIEEDALEFLADVANGDARAALNAIELGVMTTGRNEQDGKIHIDMEVAQECIQKRAVRYDKNGDNHYDTISAFIKSMRGSDPDAAVYYLARMLYAGEDLTFIARRIMICASEDVGNADPQALVVAVSAAQAAERVGLPEAQIILSQAVTYVASAPKSNAACNAIFEAQQAVRDHKTMPIPVHLQDSHYKGSAKLGHGQGYLYAHDYPNNYVKQQYLPDGMEGNQFYRPTENGYEKKIKDHLSFLKK, encoded by the coding sequence ATGGACTTATTTGATTATATGAGAGCGAATACCATGGAAAAGGAATCCCCTCTTGCGTCCAGAATTCGACCCACGACCCTTGAAGAGGTAGTTGGGCAGCAGCATATCATTGGTGAGGACAAGCTGCTTTACCGGGCTATTAAGGCGGATAAGATTGGATCCGTTATCTTTTATGGCCCCCCAGGCACCGGAAAGACGACCCTTGCAAGAGTCATCGCCAATACCACCAGCGCAGATTTTAAGCAGTTAAATGCAACGGTAGCCGGTAAAAAGGACATGGAAGAGATCGTTAAGGAAGCTAAGGATTCTCTTGGAATGTATGGCAAAAAGACCATTCTGTTTGTAGATGAGATTCATCGTTTTAATAAGGGGCAGCAGGATTATCTTCTCCCCTTTGTAGAGGATGGAACTCTGATACTAATTGGTGCCACAACGGAGAATCCGTATTTTGAGGTGAATGGGGCTTTGCTTTCCAGATCCAGAGTATTTGAACTGAAATCCCTGGGAAATGACGACATTAAAGAACTAATCCGCCGTGCCGTATATGACAGGGAAAAAGGAATGGGGTCTTACGATGCGGTAATTGAAGAAGACGCGTTGGAATTTCTTGCAGATGTGGCAAATGGCGACGCAAGAGCAGCCCTTAATGCAATTGAGCTGGGGGTCATGACGACTGGGCGGAACGAGCAGGACGGAAAAATTCATATTGATATGGAAGTGGCCCAGGAATGCATTCAAAAACGGGCTGTCCGCTACGATAAAAATGGAGATAATCATTATGATACCATTTCTGCATTTATTAAAAGTATGAGAGGATCTGATCCGGACGCAGCAGTATATTATCTGGCAAGAATGTTATATGCAGGAGAGGATTTAACATTTATCGCCAGAAGGATCATGATTTGTGCTTCAGAGGATGTTGGAAATGCTGATCCTCAGGCCCTTGTGGTAGCAGTATCGGCAGCTCAGGCTGCGGAGAGAGTGGGGCTGCCTGAGGCTCAGATTATACTATCCCAGGCAGTTACTTACGTAGCATCAGCTCCTAAAAGCAACGCGGCCTGCAACGCGATATTTGAGGCACAGCAGGCAGTAAGGGATCATAAAACCATGCCAATACCAGTGCATTTGCAGGATTCCCACTATAAGGGATCTGCCAAGCTGGGCCATGGACAGGGGTATCTTTATGCCCACGATTACCCTAATAACTACGTAAAGCAGCAATATCTGCCTGATGGGATGGAGGGAAATCAATTCTACCGCCCTACGGAAAATGGTTATGAAAAGAAAATAAAAGACCACTTAAGCTTTCTGAAAAAATAA
- a CDS encoding DUF1385 domain-containing protein: protein MKYSGIGGQAVIEGVMMKNGDEYATAVRKPDGAIEVKKDSYVSMGEKVKFFSLPFIRGVFSFADSMILGMRALTFSASFFEDDEENMEPSKFEKFLEKIFGEKMEKALMSMVMVFSVVMAICIFMVLPMFLASIFQRFISSHTVMAILEGVIRIGIFIAYIKLVSRMEDIKRTFMYHGAEHKCINCLEHGLELTVENVRNSSKEHKRCGTSFLLIVMIISILFFMVVQVDTVPLRVLSRVVLIPVIAGVSYELLRLAGHSDSALVNLLSRPGMWMQELTTKEPDDSMIEVGISSVEAVLDWRAFLAKNFPEKYS from the coding sequence ATGAAGTATTCAGGAATCGGCGGTCAGGCCGTAATTGAAGGCGTTATGATGAAAAACGGGGATGAGTATGCCACAGCAGTCCGTAAGCCGGACGGTGCCATTGAAGTAAAAAAAGATTCTTATGTCAGTATGGGGGAAAAGGTGAAATTTTTCTCGCTTCCATTTATCCGGGGGGTCTTCAGCTTTGCAGATTCCATGATTCTTGGAATGAGAGCTCTGACATTTTCTGCCAGCTTTTTTGAAGATGATGAAGAAAATATGGAACCATCTAAATTTGAAAAATTTCTTGAAAAGATATTTGGAGAAAAGATGGAAAAGGCTCTTATGAGTATGGTCATGGTCTTTTCCGTGGTGATGGCCATTTGTATTTTTATGGTGCTCCCTATGTTTCTGGCCAGTATTTTTCAGCGTTTTATAAGTTCTCATACGGTGATGGCTATTTTAGAGGGCGTGATCCGAATTGGAATTTTTATTGCTTATATTAAGTTGGTCTCCCGTATGGAGGATATTAAAAGAACCTTTATGTATCATGGAGCGGAACATAAATGTATCAACTGTCTGGAACATGGCTTAGAGCTGACTGTAGAAAATGTTAGAAACAGTTCTAAAGAACATAAGCGGTGCGGTACCAGCTTTCTTTTGATCGTTATGATTATCAGTATTTTATTTTTTATGGTAGTACAGGTGGATACAGTCCCCCTTAGAGTTCTTAGCAGAGTCGTATTAATCCCTGTGATTGCAGGCGTTTCTTATGAATTATTACGCCTTGCAGGACACAGCGATTCTGCTCTGGTAAACCTTTTAAGCCGTCCTGGAATGTGGATGCAGGAGCTTACCACAAAGGAACCTGATGATTCCATGATTGAGGTTGGAATCTCTTCGGTTGAAGCTGTTCTTGACTGGCGTGCATTTTTAGCTAAGAATTTTCCGGAGAAATACTCATGA
- a CDS encoding polysaccharide deacetylase family protein, with protein sequence MKMRWKVAVFLAVFILDVLCVKAMYESYINTKDTLFLPADAGADAKDEVKEQFSGSKQIALTFDDGPHSVYTPMLLDGLRERGVHATFFLLGENVVGKEAIVKQMQEDGHLIGNHGYSHVQMSKESVNTACDQIEENNKQIEKITGVRPQYLRPPYGAWTEELGCTTNMTVVLWNKDPLDWKTQSTKRIVRSITKHIEPGDVILLHDVYPTSVEAALEVIDTLTKQGYSFVTVDELLID encoded by the coding sequence ATGAAAATGAGATGGAAAGTTGCCGTTTTTTTGGCTGTTTTTATACTGGACGTTCTATGTGTCAAAGCAATGTATGAATCCTACATAAATACAAAGGACACTTTATTCCTTCCAGCAGATGCGGGGGCAGATGCAAAAGATGAGGTAAAAGAGCAGTTTTCCGGAAGCAAGCAGATTGCGTTGACCTTTGATGACGGACCCCACTCTGTTTATACCCCAATGCTGCTCGATGGACTTAGAGAACGAGGGGTTCACGCTACATTTTTTCTCTTGGGAGAAAATGTGGTAGGAAAAGAGGCCATAGTGAAACAGATGCAGGAGGACGGCCACTTAATCGGAAACCATGGCTACAGCCATGTTCAAATGAGCAAAGAGTCTGTAAATACAGCCTGTGATCAAATCGAGGAAAACAATAAACAGATTGAGAAGATTACGGGGGTGCGGCCTCAATATCTCCGACCGCCATATGGTGCATGGACAGAAGAGCTTGGATGCACCACAAATATGACGGTAGTTCTTTGGAATAAAGATCCCTTAGACTGGAAAACGCAAAGCACCAAGAGGATCGTACGTAGTATAACAAAGCATATTGAACCAGGGGATGTTATTTTGCTGCATGATGTTTATCCCACTTCCGTGGAAGCGGCACTTGAAGTAATAGATACGCTAACCAAACAGGGCTACTCCTTTGTTACAGTTGATGAGCTGTTGATTGATTAG
- the rplJ gene encoding 50S ribosomal protein L10, giving the protein MAKVELKQPIVSEIKELLDGAETAVVVDYRGITVAQDTELRKKLREAGVSYKVYKNTMIRFAAEGTVFEALAPSLEGPTAIAVSKTDATAPARILAEFAKTAPKLEIKGGVVEGVYYDAKAMEKISSIPSREILLGKLLGSIQSPITNFARVLKQIADGQSAEA; this is encoded by the coding sequence ATGGCAAAAGTTGAATTAAAGCAGCCGATCGTAAGCGAGATCAAAGAATTACTGGACGGCGCTGAGACAGCAGTAGTTGTTGACTACCGCGGTATCACCGTTGCACAGGATACAGAGCTTCGTAAGAAATTAAGAGAGGCTGGTGTTTCTTATAAAGTATATAAGAACACTATGATCCGCTTTGCAGCAGAGGGTACAGTTTTTGAAGCACTGGCCCCAAGTCTGGAAGGACCTACAGCTATCGCTGTATCCAAGACAGACGCAACAGCTCCAGCAAGAATTCTTGCAGAGTTTGCTAAGACAGCTCCGAAATTAGAGATTAAGGGCGGTGTTGTTGAAGGCGTATATTATGATGCAAAAGCTATGGAGAAGATTTCCAGCATTCCTTCCAGAGAGATCCTTCTTGGAAAGTTACTTGGAAGCATCCAGTCTCCTATCACAAACTTTGCTCGCGTCCTCAAGCAGATTGCAGACGGACAGAGCGCAGAGGCATAA
- the rpmE gene encoding 50S ribosomal protein L31 → MKEAIHPNYYQAKVVCNCGNEFVTGSTKEDIHVEVCSKCHSFYTGQQKAASARGRIDKFNRKYGVNAE, encoded by the coding sequence ATGAAAGAGGCAATCCATCCAAATTACTATCAGGCAAAAGTTGTTTGCAACTGTGGTAATGAATTCGTAACTGGTTCTACAAAGGAAGATATCCACGTAGAAGTTTGTTCTAAATGCCATTCATTCTACACCGGACAGCAGAAAGCTGCTTCCGCACGTGGACGTATTGATAAATTCAATCGTAAATATGGCGTTAATGCTGAATAA